The Bradyrhizobium guangxiense genomic sequence TGTCCTGATCGACGTGCGCACCGAGGAGGACTTTGCCGCTGACCGGCGGCTGATTCCCGGCTCCCTCAAGCTCGGCCACGACAATGTGGCGGACTGGGGCGGCGACTTCGCCGGTCGCCGGGCCATCGTCTCGTGCCTGCGCGGAGAGAAGCTCGCACAGGGCACGGCGGCCTGGCTTCGCCAGCTGGGTGTGTCCGCCGAGACGCTCGAAGGCGGCTTCGAGGGCTGGAAGGCGGCCAAGCTGCCGCTGGTCGACACCCGCAAGCTGCCGCCACGCGATGCCAAGGGGCGCACCGTCTGGGTGACACGCGCCCGGCCCAAGGTCGACCGCATCGCCTGCCCCTGGCTGATCCGCCGATTCGTCGATCCCAACGCGGTTTTCCTGTATGTGGCGCCGTCCGAGGTCGTCGCCGTCGGCGAGCGCTTTGGCGCCGCCCCCTTCGACATCGAGAACGTGTTCTGGAGCCACCGCGGCGAGCTCTGCACCTTCGACGTGATGATCGAGGAGTTCGGCATCGCCACACCACCCCTGCTGCGGCTGGCCACGCTGGTGCGCGGCGCCGACACCGCGCGGCCAGACCTCGCCCCGGAGGCCCCCGGCCTGCTCGCGGCCTCGCTCGGGCTGTCGCGGATGTATGACGACGACCTCGAACAGCTCGAGGCCGGCATGATGCTGTACGATGCCTTCTACCGCTGGTGCCGCGACGCGACTGCCGAGACCCACAACTGGCCGACCAACAAGGTGAAGGCGTGATGGATATTCGTGCCAACCAAGCAGGAGCCGATGCCGGTCACGGCATCAGCTTCGGCGAAGCCTTCCGCGTCTGGCTCCGCGTCGCCGCCTTGAGCTTCGGCGGGCCCGCGGGGCAGATCGCGGTGATGCACCGCATCCTGGTCGAGGAGAAGAAATGGATCTCCGAAGGCCGCTTTCTGCATGCGCTGAACTATTGCATGCTGCTGCCGGGACCCGAGGCGCAGCAGCTCGCCACCTATGTCGGCTGGCTGATGCATCGCACCGCCGGCGGGCTGATGGCGGGCGGGGTGTTCATCCTGCCCGGCATCATCGCCATCATGGGCCTCAGCTACATCTACGCGGCTTTCGGCAATGTCAGCTTCGTCGAGGCATTGTTCTTCGGCCTGAAGGCCGCCGTGCTCGCCATCGTCGTCGAGGCCGTGGTGCGCGTCGGCAAGCGCGCGCTGAAGAACCGTATCATGATCGCGCTCGCGGCCATCGCCTTCGTCGCGATCTTCTTCTTCGCGGTGCCCTTCCCGATCATCATCATCGCCGCCGGCATCATCGGCTATGCCGGCGCGCGCAGCGGCCGCACCGAGTTCGCCCCGGCCGGTCACGGCCATGGCGGCAGCGGCGCCGCGATCGACAGCATGCTCGGCGAGGCCGTCCCCGATCACGTCCGTCCCAACACC encodes the following:
- a CDS encoding chromate resistance protein ChrB domain-containing protein is translated as MSTFTTISSDKLARLIGTANAPVLIDVRTEEDFAADRRLIPGSLKLGHDNVADWGGDFAGRRAIVSCLRGEKLAQGTAAWLRQLGVSAETLEGGFEGWKAAKLPLVDTRKLPPRDAKGRTVWVTRARPKVDRIACPWLIRRFVDPNAVFLYVAPSEVVAVGERFGAAPFDIENVFWSHRGELCTFDVMIEEFGIATPPLLRLATLVRGADTARPDLAPEAPGLLAASLGLSRMYDDDLEQLEAGMMLYDAFYRWCRDATAETHNWPTNKVKA